One Thermodesulfobacteriota bacterium DNA window includes the following coding sequences:
- a CDS encoding SDR family NAD(P)-dependent oxidoreductase: protein MNWKGRKVLVTGADGFIGSHLAERLAGLGADVRAFCFYNSNGSLGWLDEAEAPVRKALDVRLGDIRDARFVEEACRGVDTVFHLAALIAIPYSYAAPESFVDTNVKGALNVLEGVRRAGCRRMVNTSTSEVYGTPEAVPIRETHPLQGQSPYSASKIAADMLCEAYHRSFGIPVATLRPFNTYGPRQSTRAVLPTMLVQLLSGRREVRLGRLDPKRDLTFVADTVEGFVKAAEAEGVDGETIQLGTGRTVSVGELFDIACRTLGIRAEVLREEARMRPDNSEVMLLLSDPSKAKRLLGWEAAVPLEQGIARTARWLESRAHLYDPERYHV from the coding sequence GTGAACTGGAAGGGACGCAAAGTCCTGGTGACCGGCGCCGACGGCTTCATCGGCAGCCATCTCGCCGAGCGTCTCGCCGGGCTGGGCGCGGACGTGCGCGCCTTCTGCTTCTACAATTCGAACGGATCGCTGGGCTGGCTGGACGAGGCGGAGGCGCCGGTCCGCAAGGCCCTGGACGTGCGGCTCGGCGACATCCGCGACGCCCGTTTCGTAGAGGAGGCGTGCCGGGGCGTGGACACCGTCTTCCACCTCGCCGCGCTCATCGCGATCCCCTACAGCTACGCGGCGCCCGAGAGCTTCGTGGACACCAACGTGAAGGGCGCGCTGAACGTGCTGGAAGGCGTCCGGCGCGCGGGCTGCCGCCGGATGGTGAACACCTCCACGAGCGAGGTCTACGGGACGCCCGAGGCCGTTCCCATCCGCGAGACCCATCCCCTGCAGGGGCAATCCCCCTACAGCGCCTCGAAGATCGCGGCGGACATGCTCTGCGAAGCGTATCACCGCTCGTTCGGCATTCCGGTCGCGACCCTGCGGCCGTTCAACACGTACGGACCGCGGCAATCCACCCGCGCGGTCCTGCCGACGATGCTCGTTCAGCTCCTTTCCGGCCGGAGGGAAGTGCGGCTCGGCCGCCTGGATCCGAAGCGCGACCTGACGTTCGTCGCCGACACGGTCGAGGGATTCGTGAAGGCCGCCGAGGCGGAAGGGGTGGACGGGGAGACGATCCAGCTCGGCACGGGGCGGACGGTCTCCGTGGGCGAGCTGTTCGACATCGCCTGCAGGACGCTGGGGATCCGGGCGGAGGTCCTGCGGGAAGAGGCGCGCATGCGCCCCGACAACAGCGAGGTGATGCTCCTTCTGTCCGACCCGTCGAAGGCGAAGCGCCTGCTGGGCTGGGAGGCCGCCGTCCCGCTGGAGCAGGGGATCGCCCGCACGGCGCGGTGGCTGGAATCGCGCGCGCACCTGTACGATCCGGAGCGCTACCACGTCTGA
- a CDS encoding class I SAM-dependent methyltransferase, giving the protein MLSELLKGFLPVDVSRMRAGDFLGRQNEIENVKLRAIEKGGGWKDVRSCPLCGCARREAEFPKHGVDLVGCLECGLRYGARIPSNLDDVYKSPEYVSFSKEDTDDHFNYRRDRFGRERVGILAKYCGDLTDLKILDIGCGNGYFLAAAKESCRRCFGTESSGRLREFAARKTGLPVFGEELERLPEKDFDIVTLFDVIEHVPAPVPFMESVLRLMKSGGRVLVFTPNFDSFSIRVMQARSSIVDPTEHVVLFTRQSLQYLADALRLEIIYHETQGLDVQNILSMEHVAGTDAGKFLARWANELQAMINRSSCGDYSRIMYRKA; this is encoded by the coding sequence ATGCTCTCGGAGCTTTTGAAGGGTTTCCTGCCGGTCGACGTCTCCAGGATGCGCGCGGGCGATTTCCTGGGCAGGCAGAACGAGATCGAGAACGTGAAGCTTCGCGCCATCGAGAAGGGCGGCGGATGGAAGGATGTGAGGTCCTGCCCCCTGTGCGGCTGCGCGCGGAGGGAGGCGGAATTCCCGAAGCACGGCGTCGACCTGGTCGGGTGCCTCGAATGCGGCTTGCGGTACGGCGCCAGGATCCCGTCGAACCTGGACGACGTCTACAAGAGTCCGGAATACGTCTCCTTCTCGAAGGAGGACACCGACGATCATTTCAATTACCGGCGCGACCGGTTCGGGAGGGAGCGGGTCGGGATCCTGGCGAAATATTGCGGCGACCTGACGGACCTCAAGATCCTCGATATCGGATGCGGCAACGGCTATTTCCTGGCCGCCGCGAAGGAGAGCTGCCGGCGCTGCTTCGGCACGGAATCCTCCGGGCGGCTTCGGGAGTTCGCGGCGCGGAAGACCGGGCTCCCCGTCTTCGGAGAAGAGCTGGAGCGCCTTCCGGAGAAGGACTTCGACATCGTGACGCTCTTCGACGTGATCGAGCACGTCCCCGCCCCCGTGCCGTTCATGGAGTCCGTCCTCCGGCTGATGAAAAGCGGCGGGCGCGTCCTCGTGTTCACGCCCAATTTCGACAGCTTCAGCATCCGGGTCATGCAGGCGCGCTCCTCCATCGTGGACCCCACGGAGCACGTGGTCCTGTTCACCCGGCAAAGCCTGCAATACCTGGCCGATGCGCTTCGCCTGGAAATCATCTACCATGAGACCCAGGGGCTCGATGTCCAGAACATCCTGTCCATGGAGCACGTCGCCGGAACGGACGCGGGAAAGTTCCTGGCCCGGTGGGCGAACGAACTGCAGGCCATGATCAACCGGTCTTCCTGCGGGGACTACTCGCGGATCATGTACCGGAAGGCGTGA
- the hisH gene encoding imidazole glycerol phosphate synthase subunit HisH gives MGNLFSVRHACDHAGMEGVVTSSRGDILDSDVVILPGVGAFGDAMANLEGLGLADLLRGIALSGKPFLGVCLGMQLLMSESYEFGRRAGLGIVPGKVLRLENRIGESEPVKVPQVCWNALRRVERREDPWEGTPMRGFPDGVFMYFVHSYYVKPEDDSVSIAVTRHGAQSFCSALRLGNIFACQCHPERSGPRGLEFYRNLAGIVKAYRR, from the coding sequence GGATGGGGAACCTGTTCAGCGTCCGGCATGCCTGCGACCATGCCGGGATGGAGGGCGTCGTCACCTCGTCGCGCGGCGACATCCTCGATTCGGACGTGGTGATCCTGCCGGGGGTCGGCGCCTTCGGAGACGCCATGGCCAACCTGGAGGGGCTGGGGCTGGCGGACCTGCTGCGCGGGATCGCGCTCTCGGGCAAGCCCTTCCTGGGGGTATGCCTCGGGATGCAGCTCCTGATGTCCGAGAGCTACGAGTTCGGGCGAAGGGCGGGGCTGGGGATCGTCCCCGGGAAGGTGCTCCGCCTGGAGAACCGGATCGGGGAGAGCGAGCCGGTGAAGGTCCCCCAGGTCTGCTGGAACGCGCTGCGCAGAGTCGAGCGGCGGGAAGATCCGTGGGAAGGGACGCCTATGAGGGGGTTCCCGGACGGCGTGTTCATGTACTTCGTCCATTCGTATTACGTGAAGCCGGAGGACGATTCCGTTTCCATCGCGGTCACGCGCCACGGCGCGCAGAGCTTCTGCTCGGCGCTGCGTCTCGGGAACATATTCGCCTGCCAGTGCCACCCCGAGCGGAGCGGCCCGCGCGGGCTGGAATTCTACCGGAACCTGGCGGGTATCGTGAAGGCATACCGAAGGTAA
- a CDS encoding N-acetyl sugar amidotransferase has protein sequence MPSSKIIDRQIPILPREIKFCKKCVVSNQRPRIHFDEEGVCGACRYAEIKNSRIDWSAREKELRELCDRYRRTDGRFDIVVPASGGKDSARVAWELKYRYGMHPLTITWAPFEYTPEGYQNFRAFIKTGGFTNLEAWQNGKFHRKLSRVAFEALGDAWQPFTYGQVCYAFHIARAFDVKLVFFGENGEAEYSGDPRVFDLRGMPFEVWAEQYFKGATVDDLIDYGLQETDYLKKDDYDETDLTFYRPPDPADMARRGIEFHWFSYYKKWTPQENYYLASEHCGFQANPFGRSEGTYSKYASLDDQMDGFHFYLAFMKFGIGRCTSDAAHEIRDGHITREEGAALVRRFDGEFPRRWFKEFLEYLDIGEEHFWEVMDKFRTPHVWRNDNGIWKLNKAVYDEYPGDAVPGYLASLMPENGGKG, from the coding sequence ATGCCCAGCAGCAAGATCATCGACCGGCAGATCCCGATCCTCCCCCGGGAGATAAAGTTCTGCAAAAAGTGCGTCGTCTCCAACCAGCGTCCCCGCATCCACTTCGACGAGGAGGGGGTCTGCGGCGCCTGCCGGTACGCGGAGATAAAGAATTCCCGGATCGACTGGAGCGCGAGGGAGAAGGAGCTGCGGGAGCTCTGCGACCGGTACCGGAGGACGGACGGGCGCTTCGACATCGTCGTGCCCGCGAGCGGCGGCAAGGACAGCGCCCGGGTGGCGTGGGAGCTGAAGTACCGCTACGGGATGCACCCCCTCACGATCACGTGGGCGCCGTTCGAGTACACGCCGGAAGGGTACCAGAACTTCCGCGCCTTCATAAAGACCGGCGGGTTCACCAACCTGGAAGCGTGGCAGAACGGGAAATTTCACAGGAAGCTGTCGCGGGTCGCCTTCGAGGCGCTGGGCGACGCCTGGCAGCCATTCACCTACGGCCAGGTGTGCTACGCGTTCCACATCGCCAGGGCGTTCGACGTGAAGCTGGTGTTCTTCGGCGAGAACGGCGAGGCCGAGTACAGCGGGGATCCCCGCGTGTTCGACCTGCGGGGGATGCCCTTCGAAGTGTGGGCCGAACAGTATTTCAAGGGGGCGACCGTCGACGACCTGATCGATTACGGCCTGCAGGAAACCGACTACCTCAAGAAGGACGATTACGACGAGACCGACCTGACCTTCTACCGCCCGCCGGATCCGGCAGACATGGCCCGGCGCGGCATCGAGTTCCACTGGTTCTCTTACTACAAGAAATGGACCCCGCAGGAGAACTATTACCTGGCGAGCGAGCATTGCGGCTTCCAGGCGAACCCCTTCGGCCGCTCCGAGGGTACCTACTCCAAGTACGCCAGCCTCGACGACCAGATGGACGGTTTCCATTTTTATCTCGCGTTCATGAAATTCGGCATCGGGCGGTGCACTTCCGACGCCGCCCACGAGATCCGGGACGGCCATATAACGAGGGAAGAGGGGGCGGCGCTCGTGCGGCGGTTCGACGGGGAGTTCCCGCGGCGCTGGTTCAAGGAGTTCCTCGAATACCTCGACATCGGCGAGGAGCATTTCTGGGAGGTGATGGACAAGTTCCGGACGCCCCACGTGTGGAGAAACGACAACGGGATCTGGAAGCTGAACAAGGCGGTCTACGACGAATACCCGGGCGATGCCGTTCCCGGCTACCTCGCCAGCCTCATGCCGGAAAACGGGGGGAAGGGGTAA
- a CDS encoding nucleotidyltransferase family protein: protein MGFESGKIGRGGTIRDALRSLEKSGLEIVLVVDEGERLLGVLTDGDIRRALLSGGTLDSDIRGTMQSGFTSVDPVMGRVEVLDLMRSRGISQIPILDAEGRLVGLHTMRGILGAVERPNWAIVMAGGRGERLRPLTDDLPKPMMKVAGRPILERIVLHLVGFGIRRVFLSVNYKREIIERHFGDGESLGCRIEYLREERPLGSGGALSLLPGRPADPLLVLNGDLLTHVNVENLLAFHGRGGFRATVAVHEYGHTVPYGVVEREGERVTGMWEKPSQTWLVNTGIYVLEPGMVERVPRDEFFPLPALLEGCLARGEAVGAFPIEEEWIDVGHPGELLRARGEGGRP, encoded by the coding sequence ATGGGATTCGAATCGGGAAAGATCGGGCGCGGCGGCACGATCCGGGACGCGCTGCGTTCCCTCGAGAAGTCGGGGCTGGAGATCGTGCTCGTGGTCGACGAGGGGGAGCGGCTGCTCGGCGTCCTAACGGACGGGGACATCCGGCGGGCGCTGTTGTCCGGCGGCACGCTGGATTCGGACATCCGGGGGACGATGCAGAGCGGATTCACCTCCGTGGACCCGGTCATGGGAAGGGTGGAAGTGCTCGACCTGATGCGCTCCCGCGGCATCAGCCAGATCCCCATCCTGGACGCGGAAGGCCGCCTGGTCGGCCTGCACACGATGCGGGGAATCCTGGGGGCGGTCGAGCGGCCCAACTGGGCCATTGTGATGGCCGGAGGGCGGGGGGAACGGCTGAGGCCCCTGACCGACGATCTCCCCAAGCCGATGATGAAGGTCGCGGGGCGCCCGATCCTGGAGCGCATCGTCCTCCACCTCGTGGGATTCGGGATCCGCAGGGTGTTCCTGTCGGTGAACTACAAGAGGGAAATCATCGAGCGGCATTTCGGGGACGGGGAGAGCCTCGGATGCCGGATCGAGTACCTTCGCGAGGAGCGTCCGCTGGGCTCGGGCGGGGCGCTGTCGCTGCTCCCCGGGCGGCCCGCGGATCCCCTGCTCGTCCTGAACGGCGACCTGCTGACGCACGTCAACGTCGAGAACCTGCTCGCGTTCCACGGCAGGGGCGGTTTCCGGGCCACCGTCGCGGTCCACGAATACGGCCACACCGTGCCATACGGCGTGGTGGAGCGGGAAGGGGAGCGCGTCACGGGCATGTGGGAGAAGCCCTCGCAGACGTGGCTCGTCAACACGGGCATCTACGTCCTGGAGCCCGGCATGGTGGAAAGGGTGCCCCGGGACGAATTCTTCCCCCTCCCCGCGCTTCTCGAGGGATGCCTCGCCCGCGGCGAGGCGGTCGGCGCGTTTCCCATCGAGGAGGAGTGGATCGACGTGGGGCACCCGGGCGAGCTGCTGCGGGCCCGGGGGGAGGGAGGCCGCCCGTGA
- the neuC gene encoding UDP-N-acetylglucosamine 2-epimerase, producing the protein MRTVGVVTTSRADYGIYLPVLRAVRSEPGLALRLFVTGMHLSPRFGRTVEAIEADGFEPAGRVPVLEESDDPRAVAASMARGTAGFAELFARSRPDILLVLGDRFEMHAAALAALPFKIPVAHIHGGELTEGAIDDALRHSMTKLSHLHFAATREYGRRIVQMGEEPWRVSVTGSPSLDNLATARRLTAEELESRFGIRVTPETLLATFHPTTLEFEDAGRQADEFLAALKASGRPVVFTMPNADTGGMAIRERILRFLREEPTARAVENLGTDAYFSVLGLCRAMTGNSSSGLVEAPSFFLPVVNVGNRQRGRVRGRNVIDVGYGREEIAGGIRRATDPAFGESLRGMENPYGDGKAAPRIVAKLAETPLSDRLLVKRFHDPAAGDGR; encoded by the coding sequence ATGAGGACCGTCGGCGTCGTCACGACCTCGCGGGCCGACTACGGGATCTACCTCCCGGTGCTGCGGGCGGTCCGGTCGGAGCCGGGTCTCGCCCTGCGGCTGTTCGTCACGGGGATGCACCTCTCGCCGCGGTTCGGGAGGACGGTCGAGGCGATCGAGGCCGACGGGTTCGAGCCCGCCGGACGCGTGCCGGTGCTGGAGGAATCGGACGACCCCCGGGCGGTCGCCGCGTCGATGGCGCGGGGGACGGCGGGCTTCGCGGAGCTGTTCGCCCGCTCCCGGCCGGACATCCTGCTGGTGCTGGGCGACCGGTTCGAGATGCACGCAGCCGCGCTCGCCGCCCTGCCGTTCAAGATCCCGGTCGCGCACATCCACGGGGGCGAGCTGACCGAGGGCGCCATCGACGACGCCCTTCGCCACTCCATGACCAAGCTGAGCCACCTGCATTTCGCGGCCACGCGGGAATACGGGCGCCGCATCGTGCAGATGGGCGAGGAGCCCTGGCGCGTGTCCGTCACCGGCTCCCCTTCCCTCGACAACCTCGCCACCGCGAGGCGGCTCACGGCGGAGGAGCTGGAATCGCGGTTCGGGATACGCGTGACGCCGGAGACGCTCCTGGCGACCTTCCATCCGACGACCCTCGAGTTCGAGGACGCGGGGCGGCAGGCCGACGAATTTCTTGCGGCTCTCAAGGCGTCCGGGAGGCCGGTCGTCTTCACGATGCCCAATGCCGACACCGGCGGCATGGCCATCCGGGAGCGCATCCTGCGGTTCCTCCGCGAGGAGCCGACGGCAAGAGCGGTGGAGAATCTCGGCACGGACGCGTACTTCAGCGTGCTCGGCCTCTGCCGCGCGATGACGGGAAACTCCTCCAGCGGCCTCGTGGAGGCGCCGTCCTTTTTTCTCCCCGTGGTGAACGTGGGCAACCGCCAGAGGGGAAGGGTGCGCGGGAGGAACGTGATCGACGTGGGGTACGGCAGGGAGGAAATCGCCGGGGGGATCCGGCGCGCGACGGACCCGGCGTTCGGGGAATCGCTGAGGGGAATGGAAAACCCTTACGGGGACGGAAAGGCCGCGCCCCGGATCGTGGCGAAGCTCGCGGAGACGCCGCTTTCGGACCGCCTTCTCGTGAAGCGCTTCCATGACCCGGCCGCCGGGGACGGGAGATGA
- a CDS encoding LegC family aminotransferase, giving the protein MRSATTSDTFIPLSAPCLRGNEWAYVKECLDTNWVSSAGSYVERFERMAAAAVGTAHAVATVNGTAALHVALLLAGVGAGDEVAVSDLTFIAPANAVRYVGAWPVFVDAEPAHWQMDPQKLRDFLRRECVFAGGALKNRHTGRRVAAVLPVHILGHPCDMSPILEEAGAFGLPVIEDATESLGVLYDGRPAGSFGRTAVLSFNGNKILTTGGGGMLVTNDEGLARRARHLTTQAKDDPVEYVHGEVGYNYRLPNVLAAVGTAQMERLELHVASKRATAKAYTEALSGMPGIRCPSEPRGAFSTFWLYTILVEEAEAGADSRALLRRLAGKKIESRPLWQPMHLSPAHRGSWTTDCAVSARLYRDALSLPCSVGISPAEIERVVAAIADRNG; this is encoded by the coding sequence ATCCGGAGCGCTACCACGTCTGACACCTTCATCCCGCTGTCCGCGCCCTGCCTGCGCGGGAACGAATGGGCCTACGTGAAGGAGTGCCTGGACACGAACTGGGTCTCCTCCGCGGGTTCCTACGTCGAGCGGTTCGAGCGGATGGCGGCGGCCGCGGTCGGGACCGCGCACGCCGTCGCGACCGTGAACGGCACGGCCGCGCTGCACGTGGCGCTGCTGCTGGCCGGGGTGGGCGCCGGCGACGAGGTGGCGGTGTCGGACCTCACCTTCATCGCCCCGGCCAACGCGGTCCGCTACGTGGGCGCATGGCCCGTTTTCGTGGACGCCGAGCCGGCCCACTGGCAGATGGACCCGCAGAAGCTGCGGGACTTCCTGCGGAGGGAGTGCGTCTTCGCGGGGGGGGCGCTGAAGAACCGGCACACCGGGAGGCGCGTCGCCGCGGTGCTGCCCGTCCATATCCTGGGGCACCCCTGCGACATGTCGCCGATCCTCGAGGAGGCCGGGGCGTTCGGTCTCCCGGTGATCGAGGACGCCACCGAGAGCCTGGGCGTGCTCTACGACGGACGGCCCGCCGGATCGTTCGGGCGAACGGCCGTTCTGAGCTTCAACGGAAACAAGATCCTCACCACGGGCGGCGGCGGGATGCTGGTCACGAACGACGAGGGGCTGGCCCGGCGCGCGCGTCATCTGACGACCCAGGCGAAGGACGACCCCGTGGAATACGTCCACGGGGAGGTGGGGTACAACTACCGCCTGCCCAACGTGCTGGCCGCCGTCGGAACGGCGCAGATGGAGCGGCTGGAGCTCCACGTGGCGTCCAAGCGCGCGACGGCCAAAGCCTACACGGAGGCGCTCTCGGGGATGCCGGGCATCCGCTGCCCTTCGGAGCCGAGGGGGGCCTTCAGCACGTTCTGGCTGTACACCATCCTCGTGGAGGAAGCGGAGGCGGGAGCGGACAGCCGCGCCCTCCTGCGCCGTCTGGCGGGGAAAAAGATCGAGTCCCGCCCGCTCTGGCAGCCCATGCACCTGTCGCCCGCCCATCGCGGTTCCTGGACGACGGACTGCGCCGTGTCCGCCCGGCTGTACCGCGAC
- a CDS encoding imidazole glycerol phosphate synthase cyclase subunit codes for MTRPPGTGDDRVTTRIIPRLDIKGPNLVKGIHLEGLRVLGKPHRFARHYYESGADELIYMDVVASLYGRNSLAQIIEETSREIFIPLTVGGGLRTIEDIRTVLQAGADKVSINTAAIGRPALIAEASKRFGSSTIVVSIEAKKQPDGSYQAYTDCGRVRTGVEAIGWAKKAEELGCGEILLTSIDAEGTGGGFDLELLRQVSTSVSIPVIASGGAGRVEHLAEAVLGGKADAVCLASCLHYRYIRRFYTEDDYSSEGNVAFLRGGREFTKVRELEIGEIKEFLAEKGIPCRWPVEGANGG; via the coding sequence ATGACCCGGCCGCCGGGGACGGGAGATGACCGCGTGACCACGAGGATCATCCCGCGGCTCGACATCAAGGGCCCGAACCTGGTCAAGGGGATCCATCTCGAAGGGCTCCGCGTGCTCGGCAAGCCGCACCGCTTTGCGCGGCACTATTACGAAAGCGGCGCCGACGAGCTCATCTACATGGACGTCGTCGCCAGCCTGTACGGCAGGAACAGCCTCGCGCAGATTATCGAGGAGACCTCCCGGGAGATCTTCATCCCGTTGACCGTCGGCGGAGGGCTGCGGACCATCGAGGACATCCGCACCGTGCTGCAGGCAGGCGCGGACAAGGTCTCGATCAACACGGCGGCGATCGGGCGCCCCGCGCTGATCGCCGAGGCGTCGAAGCGGTTCGGCTCGTCGACCATCGTGGTGTCGATCGAGGCCAAGAAGCAGCCCGACGGCAGCTACCAGGCGTACACGGACTGCGGCCGGGTGCGGACCGGGGTGGAGGCCATCGGCTGGGCGAAGAAGGCCGAGGAGCTCGGGTGCGGCGAGATCCTCCTCACCTCCATCGACGCCGAGGGGACGGGAGGCGGTTTCGACCTGGAGCTGCTCCGGCAGGTCTCGACCTCCGTGTCCATCCCGGTGATCGCGTCGGGAGGAGCGGGCAGGGTCGAGCACCTGGCGGAGGCCGTGCTCGGCGGGAAGGCCGACGCGGTCTGCCTGGCCTCCTGCCTCCACTACCGGTACATCCGCCGGTTCTACACCGAGGACGACTACTCGTCCGAGGGGAACGTGGCGTTCCTGCGCGGCGGGCGGGAGTTCACGAAGGTCCGGGAGCTGGAGATCGGCGAGATCAAGGAGTTCCTCGCGGAGAAGGGCATCCCGTGCAGGTGGCCCGTGGAGGGAGCAAACGGTGGGTGA